CATCACTAAATGCTACACTATGTAAAACTATCAACAGATATTTACCCAATTTACTTTGAAAGCGATTTTGTGGTGTGGTGACACTTTCTTTATCATACGTGAAAGAATGAAAGCAAAAGTGGCAGCATCTTAATGGTTCCTAGCAAGCGCAATGCAACTTATGTTGGAAAGTGCCTGCTTAAAACTAAACTGGTTGTACAGAGATAAATGAGTGAAGCAGCAAACGCAgtgcaaatgttgttttgctgcACATTTTTCATCTATTGCAATCGAACGCTGCATCAAAGTACAACTCTGATCACACAGCCATATCTAAGCCTGTAGTTTTAAAGGGTTGCTTCCACTGTATAGCACACCCATCACACTAAACGGACATTATGGTAGGAATttgtcctatatatatatatatatatatatatatatatatatatatatatatgtgtatactgtatatacagtggtatgcaaaagtttgggcacccctctgagatttcatgacaatttgcttttcctttataatagaagatcacagcaacaacatttgttttcctacaaagatgtagacgttttagtgttttccagaccaaaattcttagggtagcattacatagttttattataataaaataaaatgcaaaaaatgggatgtgcaaaagtttgggcacccttataaatagcattcatttcaacacctgtactgatttatagctgacaggttgctgcacaaaattgctttgattagctcattagaccttcaattacaaagacaggtggaaccaatcatgaaaaaggctatttaacataggtaatagctggctgtgcctggcctaggttctttcttagggagtggcaagatggggacctcaaaacaactctccactgacctgaaagctaagataatccaacattataaattaggagaagggtacaaaaaattatctgacaggtttaaactgtctgtctccacagtcagaaacgtagttgtgaaatggaaggccacaggaacagtccgtgtgaaggaaagatgtggtaggccgacaaaaataggggaaaggcacaggcgaaggatggtgaaaatggtcacagagaagccacagaccacctccagagaactacaacaacatctggctgctgatggtgtagttgttcaccgttccacaatccagcgtactttgcaccaggaagagctcattggaagggtgatgtgcaaaaagcctttcctgagtgttaatcacaagaagagtcgcatgaggtatgcaaaagcacatctggacaagccagaagcattttggaacaaaatactgtggtcagatgagaccaagattgagttatttggtcataacatgaacaggtatgcatggcgaaaaaaacacactgcattcaatgaaaagaacttgttgcccactgtaaaatttggtggaggatctatcatgttatggggctgtgtggctagcacaggtactggaaaacttgttaaagttgagggccacatgaattccttacagtaccaggagattcttgacaagaatgttctagagtcagtcacaaagttgaagctacgccggggttggatttttcagcaggacaatgatcctaagcaccgatcaaaatccaccaaggaattcatgcagaagcacaggtacaatgttctggaatggccatcccagtccccagaccttaacatcattgaaaatgtatggatttatttgaagaaggctgtccatgcacggaggccaagaaacctgactgaactggagacgttttgtgtggaagaatgggccaaaataccacctgccaggcttaagggacttgtctgtggctacaggaggcgtctacaggccgttattgcagcaaaaggaggcaatactaaatattaatggaattatttcttaggggtgcccaaatttatgcacatgcctatttttgtttgaatgcacataaaaatgtttctgtttgaccaataaaagttatttcactactgagatgtttctgttaccataaggtataacatatgttaaaatgaagttgctgcttcaaaagctcagcaagtgacaaactgatgcagtggttttcctaaggggtgcccaaacttttgcataccactgtatatatatatatatttatatacatacatacagtatatactgtatatatgtatacaaatTGTAGCAAattaacagaaatatatattttctgagTGATAAATGTCTTAAGGCTAGGCCGTGAAGCTGATATGTTTTTGAACATGTATTGAGTCCCCATCACCAGCCGGTTGTCATTGCATGGGCcctcaatatgtttttttattttgaaaatgtctcatttttaacgtgtgtttaatgCTATGTGATAATGggtatatcagtgtgtgttcaaaatgtatctgaaaataaatcacattaaatcCAAAATTCAGAATTTTGTTTACAAAACCTTACACAAACTTTGGCATAGACAGAAATCAGAAAGTATGTCAAACTTTTAACATATGAAACATGAAACTTGACTTGGAGAAGAGTAAAACGGTGTCTTCTGAAAGTACGGTGTTTACATTATACAACAGAAAATGGTGCAGCAAGAGCATTCAGTCTTTCCCATGATTTTTGAGATGATGAGCATGGTAGGCCACACACAGGCTCCtagctcttttttatttttgcatgacGGTGAGTGAGGAGCTCCAGGAAGGTGACAGAGGAAACCTGGAGCAGCTTGTCTGCAGGTGCTACCCACACTTTGTAAGGGCCTCtggcccccacccccccaacctACGATGATCCTCCCACATGGCCCCAGAGGCTcctgtgtatttaaaaaatgtttgtatttacatgttttactgGAGGATTGTACGTTATCAATTATAGACTAATGATTGATTGTgccatcatttaaataaaatgtattactatAATGCCAGCTGGTTTAAGTAAGGGAACTAAttatatgcaaaaaaaacatctttaacttTAGGTTATTGATGTCTGTGTTGTAATTTTGGGCGGTCTACCATTTTATTCAGGCCCACTGATTGGatcatttgaaaacacatgttcagtgcttcattttgctgCCATGAAAGCATAAACTGATTTCAAAAATTCAGGCTGctggacagacacagagctggATGTCCTTTTTTAAGTAGGGGTTTGACGGCCAATTTCTTGTTTGTGTGGCATCACTGTAAAtagaatgttaaaaaaagatggaTAATGTTTCAGTAGTTACTGTGTTTACTCTGTCAGGGTTAAGTGGGACGTCAAACTACAGAGCTGTTCTTTTTGCCCTCACTTtgctgtgttactgtgtgattTGGCTGGTGAATTTGACCGTCATTATGACCATCATTGTGAACAAGAAGCTTCATGAACCCATGTATATCTTCCTGTGTAATCTGTGTATAAATGGACTTTATGGGACAGcaggcttttatccaaagttcCTTATGGATCTTCTGTCTACCGCTCATGTGATCTCTTATGTTGGATGTTTTCTGCAGGGTTTTGTGCTGCACTCTTCAGCTGCTGCAGATTTCTCTTTTCTAGTGCTGATGGCCTACGACAGGTATGTGGCTATATGTCGACCTCTGGTGTACCACTCTGTCATGACTAAACAGAAagtttgtgtgttggtgttttttgCCTGGCTATTGCCCATTTATTTGGTGTTCATGAGTACAATAACCACGTGGAGAACAAAGTTATGTGGCTCAAAAATACCGAAAATCTACTGTGTTAACTGGTTGATAGGTAAACTAGCTTGTTTTGCTTCCATAGCAAATATTGTCATTCCAGtttttaattatacattttattttggtcatttcatgtttattgGTTGGTCGTATATATATCTGATCAAAACATGCAAAGCCTCCAAGGAGAATAGGAATAAATTTATGCAGACATGTGTACCACATTTATTCTGTTTAGCAGTTGGTGTTGTGTCTTTGCTTTTTGATTTGTTGTATATGCGATTTGGCTCAAAAGGACTGCCACAAAGTGCCCAGAATTTGATGGCAATGCAATTTCTCATTTTACCTCCGATTATCAATCCTCTGATGTATGGTTTCAAATTGacacaaataagaaaaataattaaaagtgcTTTGTGTGGTAGAGGATCAGTTATTGGATTAAAGCCATGAGCTGTTCACAAATGACATTTCAGTTTGTATATATCAATGTGTGCAGAAGCACCCAATAGCAGTGTGAAAGTGAGTCACACTTCAAGGGAGAAAAGGGCACTCACAAACATAGGGTAGTGAAAAGGACGGCTGTTGCTTTGGGGAcctcttttcaaatatttacattcaaaCGCTCTCTAACATTCTGAAGTAACTACCTGAGTAATCAAGGCAGGGATTTATTACCCtcgtaatgtaatgtaattttctATTTTCGGATCAGTGTATCTTTGAAGTGCTTCCATCTAAAGcaggttagggttggggttataAGTGgtattagaaataaaatacctttGCCTTGTAAATaatattgtgaaatataaacCAAGACACTCTTAATGTACCTGAATACAGCGTGTTGTTATTGAAAAAGGgcttgaatacaaatattaaagtttGAAATAACACTGATTGCAGGATATGTCAAATTGAAGCAAACCTTTGTGTTAAAGCCACCGATACAAACTTCATTAAGCTATTTGAGCCGATAAAATAACCCCACAATTGATATACTGTACtagtaaaacacattatttatccaTCTGCAGAAATGTCACAGGGTGACACATAGGGCACAACAAATTGTAAATCCTACCTTCGTTTGCTGTatgtgaggaaaaaaaagcaaatgcagACGTTTAATTGGTTTGATTTCGTATCGTGATTCTTTAAAATGACCATGTGGCCAAATGAAAGCCTGTTCTCTTAGAccatattgctttatttttgggTGCTgccatttttttcaaatggcagtttggaaataaaaaaacatacaaaggtttcatgcataattaaaacaacagtcCTCGCTATAGTCAGTTTACAAAGGTGCTACTTCCTAACATTTCCATTAAAATTGTTAACGATTGTTTCTGTGGATGATCCATTCAGCTCCTCTGTAAGGGATATTGATTGatagaaatgttgcttttaccTTTTTGAGACCTGGAGGAAGTCCAGTAACACTTTAATAGAAACCACAAATATGAACATACAATGCCTCACCATGTTGTGAATAGGCAATTAGTAGGCTATTACTTATATGTTGAATTGTGATTTACAAAAACTCCTGTTTAtgtgttataaataaattacagcaaaacaaaattagttttcatgtttttttttatgccattttttgTTATTGACTTCAATGAATGGAGTATTCTTTCAGTAATGAATGGGCCCCGGCCTCCaacactgtatccagttctctttacaCATCTGTGGTTTGGGTGCAGTATAGGAAACTAAAGCTTTGAACTGTAATTATAAACTTGACAGGATAAAgtgtacatatacagtatatagcctTTGGAAGACAAAAAAAGTGTATACTAGAGTAGCCTTTATAAAGTATTCATAGCttacatatatttattacaaaaacaatacaattgtGCAAAAACCTTCAAAACGAGCCCCCAGTTGCAGTAAAACAGtacttacatttaaatatattatttaatgaatAGGTTATTGAAACTATAAACATTTGACATGACAAGCTCACACTTGAATTCCCAGCTTGTGCCGAGTCATCAGGGAAATGACTTAAGTAGAACACACTCTTAGAGACACTTTGCACATGATGCTCGCTCCACAAACAGCATCTCAGGAACATGTGTGTCAATGATGTTTCTCAGAAGTCACTCTATGATTGGCAAATATTGAGTTGAGAAATCACACTGTAACTACTATAATAAGCAGCTGAGAGATAAATGGATAATGGTTCTGTACTGACCTTTTTTACACTTTCAGGATTAGATTACATGGTGCATCACAGAATAATTCTCTTTGCTCTCACTTTACTGCTTTACTCAGTCATTTGGATAGTAAATGCAATTCTCATCTTTACCATCATTGTGGACAAAAAGCTTCACGAGCCCATGTATATCTTCCTGTGTAATCTGTGTATAAATGGACTTTATGGGACAGCAGGATTTTACCCCAAATTCCTCATGGAtcttctgtctccctctcatGTTGTCTCTTACGCTGGATGTCTGCTGCAGAGTTTTGTGATACACTCATCATCTGGAAGTGACTTATCCATTCTAGCTGTCATGGCATATGACAGATATGTGGCTATATGTCGACCTCTCATGTACCACTCTGTGATTACTACACAACGGATATCTCTTTTAGTGGCCTTCTCTTGGATGTTGCCTCTTTGTTGTATGTTCACTAACACAATGACAATTTTTCAATCCAAGTTATGTGGCTCACACATACCTAAACTGTACTGTTCAAATGCACTGATTGGTAAACTAGCTTGCTCTACCTCTGTAGCTAATACTAgtgttgcatattttaacatttccatTTACATTAtccattttctctttctcatttgGTCTTACATGTATCTGGTAAGAAAATGCCTAAGATCCAAACAGAGCAGAAAGAAGTTTATGCAAACATGTATTCCGCATTTAGTCTCACTAGTGAATTTTTCCTTTGCTGTGCTATTTGATTTAATGTACACACGGTTTGGTTCCAGAGGGTTATCGCAAAGCCTTCAGAACTTCATGGCCATAGAATTTCTTGTAATTCCTCCAGTTTTAAATCCTCTGGTGTATGGGATGATATTAACCAAAATTCGGAGAAGAATTCTTGGTTGTATTTGAGAACAGTAAGAAAGTGTCTAACCGATGTAATTGGTGGATTTTAATAACATAATCAATATAATTCTCAATGTCCATGCGTGAAAAGAGGTTGTGTATCTATGCGCTCAGTTACAAATATGAGATACATGTCATGATGGCTAactcttttgtgttttgttttgatcttCATTGCAAGCACATCTGTGTTTTAACCTTTTACCTAGCCCATTACCTGCAGGTCATATCGACATGGCATATAATACTTCAACAATTGAAAGAAACAACTGTATTATTATGacttgttttgatttgtttttcagccaATCATTCTTTGAGGTTATACATTTATACTAAGCCTCTCCGTGGGAAAGGTGCACTATAGACTCTTTACATACAGAGTAAAACACCTTTCTGTTTAAGTGTATCGTGGCAAACAACACCAgactctttttttgtgttgttctttACATTAtcaattgcttttttaaatgctccACAATATAAGTAATGTGCTTTAAGAGGGGTATTTTATGTTCCTGCTGTCTGACTGTTACAAAGAGTTCAGAATAATCGtcatctttttgtcttttcaacTTTTGTAAATGTCCCTGCTGTGACCCCAATAAAGCATTTTAGATACCATacctttaacatttattttgattccATCTGCCACACAGTTGAACagtaaaatacacatatttaaattgaCAACAGAGATATTTTTAAGTCTCAGACTGGTAATTCTTTTGACTTTATAGTAGCAAATTCATGACATGATGAAATAGTTGAAACCTGACAGTTGTGTGTCAGGTGAG
This genomic stretch from Eleginops maclovinus isolate JMC-PN-2008 ecotype Puerto Natales chromosome 7, JC_Emac_rtc_rv5, whole genome shotgun sequence harbors:
- the LOC134867441 gene encoding olfactory receptor 6E1-like, whose product is MDNVSVVTVFTLSGLSGTSNYRAVLFALTLLCYCVIWLVNLTVIMTIIVNKKLHEPMYIFLCNLCINGLYGTAGFYPKFLMDLLSTAHVISYVGCFLQGFVLHSSAAADFSFLVLMAYDRYVAICRPLVYHSVMTKQKVCVLVFFAWLLPIYLVFMSTITTWRTKLCGSKIPKIYCVNWLIGKLACFASIANIVIPVFNYTFYFGHFMFIGWSYIYLIKTCKASKENRNKFMQTCVPHLFCLAVGVVSLLFDLLYMRFGSKGLPQSAQNLMAMQFLILPPIINPLMYGFKLTQIRKILRLLYVRKKKQMQTFNWFDFVS
- the LOC134867598 gene encoding LOW QUALITY PROTEIN: olfactory receptor 6N2-like (The sequence of the model RefSeq protein was modified relative to this genomic sequence to represent the inferred CDS: substituted 1 base at 1 genomic stop codon), yielding MDNGSVLTFFTLSGLDYMVHHRIILFALTLLLYSVIWIVNAILIFTIIVDKKLHEPMYIFLCNLCINGLYGTAGFYPKFLMDLLSPSHVVSYAGCLLQSFVIHSSSGSDLSILAVMAYDRYVAICRPLMYHSVITTQRISLLVAFSWMLPLCCMFTNTMTIFQSKLCGSHIPKLYCSNALIGKLACSTSVANTSVAYFNISIYIIHFLFLIWSYMYLVRKCLRSKQSRKKFMQTCIPHLVSLVNFSFAVLFDLMYTRFGSRGLSQSLQNFMAIEFLVIPPVLNPLVYGMILTKIRRRILGCIXEQ